One genomic segment of Danio aesculapii chromosome 15, fDanAes4.1, whole genome shotgun sequence includes these proteins:
- the fzd4 gene encoding frizzled-4, translating to MARFEFGLALLVLVFGLAHPFGDEEEMTCDPIRISMCQDLGYNVTKMPNLVGNVLQSDAELQLTTFTPLIQYGCSSQLKFFLCSVYVPMCTEKVPIPIGPCGSMCMSVKRKCLPVLQEFGFVWPELLNCSLFPPTNDQNHMCMEGPGDEDPPFHAVRPVAPQEEECIALGAGVEQYAWVKRSGSCSLQCGYDTGLYRRQAKVFTDVWMAVWAVLCFISTTFTVLTFLVDSSRFSYPERPIIFLSMCCNIYSVAFIVRLTVGRERISCDLEEAAVPVLVQEGLKNTGCAIVFLLTYFFGMASSIWWVILTLTWFLAAGLKWGHEAIEMHSSYFHIAAWAIPAVKTIVILIMRLVDADDLAGMCYVGNQNLDALTGFVVAPLFTYLVIGTLFIAAGLVALFKIRSNLQKDGTKTDKLERLMVKIGVFSVLYTVPATCVIACYFYEISNWADFRQSAQDSYMAAEMLRIFMSLLVGITSGMWVWSAKTLHTWQRCSHRLVHTGRNNRVKRTANGWVKPGKGNETVV from the exons ATGGCTCGGTTTGAGTTCGGGCTTGCGCTGCTGGTGCTCGTGTTCGGGCTCGCGCACCCATTCGGGGACGAGGAGGAGATGACCTGCGACCCGATCCGCATCTCCATGTGTCAGGATTTGGGCTACAATGTGACCAAGATGCCGAATCTGGTGGGAAACGTGTTACAGTCCGACGCCGAACTGCAACTGACCACATTTACACCCCTCATACAGTACGGCTGCTCGAGCCAGCTGAAG TTCTTCTTATGCTCCGTCTACGTTCCCATGTGCACGGAGAAGGTCCCCATCCCGATCGGGCCGTGCGGCAGCATGTGCATGTCCGTCAAACGGAAGTGTCTCCCAGTTCTCCAGGAGTTTGGCTTTGTGTGGCCGGAGCTCCTAAACTGCAGCCTTTTCCCGCCTACGAACGACCAGAATCACATGTGCATGGAGGGTCCCGGAGACGAGGATCCACCGTTTCACGCTGTCCGTCCTGTGGCGCCGCAGGAGGAGGAGTGCATTGCTTTGGGCGCCGGCGTGGAGCAGTATGCATGGGTAAAGCGCAGTGGGAGCTGCTCGCTGCAGTGTGGATATGACACGGGATTGTATCGCAGACAAGCTAAAGTCTTCACGGATGTGTGGATGGCGGTTTGGGCGGTCCTCTGCTTCATTTCTACCACATTCACTGTGCTTACATTCCTAGTCGACTCCTCTCGGTTTTCCTATCCAGAGAGACCGATCATTTTCCTCAGCATGTGCTGCAATATTTATAGCGTGGCGTTCATCGTACGCTTAACAGTTGGTCGCGAACGTATTTCTTGCGATCTGGAAGAAGCAGCGGTTCCAGTGCTAGTGCAGGAGGGGCTTAAAAACACAGGTTGCGCGATTGTTTTCCTCCTCACGTATTTCTTTGGCATGGCCAGCTCCATCTGGTGGGTCATCTTAACGCTCACATGGTTTTTGGCAGCGGGGTTGAAGTGGGGTCATGAGGCCATTGAAATGCACAGTTCGTACTTCCACATCGCAGCATGGGCGATTCCTGCCGTCAAGACTATCGTCATCCTCATCATGCGATTAGTGGACGCTGATGACCTCGCAGGGATGTGTTACGTAGGAAACCAGAATCTTGATGCGCTCACTGGATTCGTAGTCGCACCGCTTTTTACATATTTGGTCATTGGAACGCTGTTTATTGCTGCCGGGTTGGTGGCGCTGTTTAAGATTCGATCCAATTTGCAAAAAGACGGAACGAAGACGGATAAACTAGAAAGACTGATGGTTAAAATCGGAGTGTTTTCTGTACTATACACGGTGCCGGCTACTTGCGTTATTGCGTGCTACTTCTACGAAATCTCGAACTGGGCTGACTTTCGTCAGTCAGCACAGGATTCGTACATGGCGGCGGAGATGCTGCGGATTTTTATGTCTTTGCTTGTTGGAATCACGTCAGGAATGTGGGTCTGGTCCGCAAAGACACTTCACACGTGGCAGCGATGTTCCCACCGACTTGTGCACACCGGGCGAAATAATCGCGTCAAACGGACTGCCAATGGCTGGGTCAAACCAGGCAAAGGAAACGAGACGGTTGTGTGA